The region CAGCGGATGTGTTTTTCAAGTCGGCAGCAAAGTTGTTTGATTAATTAACGAAAAACCGAGTGAAAACCGTCATCAAGATTGCAATCAGGGCGATCTGGCGATCTGGCGATCCACAACGCACACACGCCATCAAGATTGCAATCCGGTGTCATCGTCGTACACCATTGCAAGGGCAACTTCGACTCCGCCAGTTACGACCATCGATGTAGCCTTCACCATAAAGAAAGTGCCTAGGCCTGCGCATCGCAGGAGAAAAGCTCTGGGCTTGCACCGATCCAGCAGCGAAACCGACCACCCAACTCGTGTCATTATCACCGCATGGGATCCTCCATAGCAGATCCGACTTTAGGAAAACAAAGTGAAGCCCAGCGACCCTTGAGCATCCAGAAATAAGAGAGGAGTGGATGCAGGAGGCTCCTCAGCGATTAGAGCTTCTCGGCCGTCCGATCGTTTACCTGATGTCGTTTGGGCCGTCCGATCTCGCCGCTGGATCGTCTGGGCTGTACGATATTTACCACATCGTCTACAGCCGTCGGATATATTTCCCTATGAGCGGTGACCCGCCCGGACGTGCCACCGCGCGTTATTTTGGTGCCCCGTCGGGGGTATTTTGGTCATTTCCCTCCTGCCTATAGAAGACGCGCCCGCTACCGTGGGAGAGACCTAGCTCGATTCCCCTCCTTTCCCTCTCTCGATCTCTTCTGCAGCCCTCGTTCCCTTCCTCCCCTTCCCTTGCGCCGCCGCTCTCCTCCCTCGTCGCTCTCTCCGGCCTCATCCGCCACCGCTCCTATGAGCCTCCTCCTCCCCACGAGATCCCTTCTGCTCGAGTCGCCGAGGAGCACCTTCCCCTTCCCGTCCCCAAAGGCAGCTCCCGCACTCAACCCTAACCCTAGACCGCGCGCCCGCCCACCCCCGCTGCCTCGAGGCTTGAGCCCGCCCGCGCTGATGGAGCCCAAGCAGCCGGCGGccaacctcgccgccgccgccgccgagccggaggaggacgaggcggacgaggagatggaggacgcgctgctggaccgcgcgcaGGCCCTCATCTCCCGCGCCGTCGAGCAGGAGGCCAACCCCAACCCGCCGCACGGCGACTCCTCGCGCTCCAGCCGCCGCGTCCCTCAACGTCAGGTATACTTTCTTTCCTATTTTGTAAAGCATATCCGTTTCTCCTTTTGCTGTGGTTAGTTCTGTGTACAAATGGACCTAATGCTGATCAAATCTGCTCATCCCATCTGCAGGGCAACATGACCATCGCAGCCAAGGCTGGAGTCACGTTGGAAATCCCAAACGGGGCTGTGCTCGAGAACAAGGTAAGCTTCCTTTCCACGTTTGCTGGCTTCAGAAATGAGGTATAAATATATCTGCTCTAAACCCGGGCAaatgtcgggccgggccgggtttcgggccgggcttataaaagcccgaccttcatttcccAAGCCCGAACctggcccgaagcccgaaatactccctgttttcaagcccgagcccggtccgaagtcaagcccgaagcccgaaagcccggcccaaaCGCTGTTTTTTAGTGTACGTACGTGCAAGCCCGGCCCAAAGCCCGAAAACCCGGCCCGAAATACATAAAAaatgaagcccgagcccggcccgaactatctTCCGGGCTGCAAAACTAGGCCCGAGCTCGGCCCGAAcgtcaagcccggcccggcccgggtttttcgggccgggctcgggccgggtcgtcgggccgggctgcccatgcccgggtttcCTTTAGTAAGTGATACTCTAGATTAGATCTTCCACAATAGTAATTGCTCGAGGGAAAAGAACGGCAGCCAGAACCTAGAATGCAAGTGCACTGTGCACGTAGGGATTTATACTGTAAAATTACAGTTATCGTGCATCTTTGCCTTGTCTAAGACTGAACTTAAAGGCTGCTTGTGGTTAGTAATTTTAGTTAGTAGATGCCCCAGGCCAAATGCATGCACACTATGCGCTAAATGTGATCGCATAAGCTCGTGCTTGGAAATTGAATCATTCTTCGCTCGTTATATCGTCTCTTCAGTTGTGTGTTGTCGAAACTTGTCCAGGTCTCTGCTGAACAGCTTGGAAAGACTATTCCAaataaaattattaaaaaaaaatacTTACATGGACTTTTTAAGTATATAAGGTTTGCAAATATAGGCCTCCTTTGATCATAGGATAGGGATGGAAACAGGAACTTCATAGGAAGTGATATGACTTGCATCTCAATTCTTATAAAGAAGTATATgttatttgatgcataggataggaatttttccattgagtataGACCAACGTTCAACGTTTTTCTTTCCTTTGGCAGCATTTAGATTCGTTATCTCCAATTGACTGTGAAAATTGGTTCTGCAGATGAAAGTTGGCTGGGTAGTCTGACTGTTTTGTTTGTATATATAGAAAAACATGCAGTTTTTTAATAACACGACTATGACTATGGCCATGTGGCTCATGTCGCTGGGTATATCTGAGAGGAAATGAACATCTTTCCGTCTGGCCATTCCAGCAAAGACACACTCGCTCGAATCCATTTAATCTGTTGTTACTTATCTGCAGAGGCTCACAGTTAAACAAGAAGGCCAGGCTCCAGCCAGTGATGTTGAGGCTGCCTATACAACACAGACCCATGCCACTTACAATCACGGTAATTATATTACGGGTTTTTTGTCATTACCAGACTTGCCTACTGTCATTACCAGACTCAGCCAGTGATGTTGAGGCTGCCAAGCAAGCACAAAGGTGTCAAAAGCAGTTAAAATAATTCTAAACAATCTGGAAACATACAGCTTTGAATAGACATATATTATTTTGCTGAAGAGTTCAGTCCATGCATGTTTTTGCCATCTAATTTTATGTTCTGCGCTTAAATCAGATAGAGGCTTTAAGAATATCCGGTTTAAATAATGTATGTCTTAATTTggataaataaaataacaagagctTCAGACTAATGTGGAAAAATGGTCAAAATATAAAAGTTTGGTTCCTCTCAGTTTTGTTAGTGGCCTATATGAATTCCATTTGGCCCACAATATTTTTGTACAGTTATTGATTTGCTAGGGTATATTCTAAACTTAATTTTGTTAGCTTCTATCTGGTGTTCTTTCTTATAATATATTTTTATATGTCGCAAGCTTACTCTGTTGATGAGAGTTTCTCCATGTTTATGAAGAAAAGATTTGGGTTCAGAGCACCTTCGGTTAAAAGAATTAGTTTTCTAATTTTTGCTGGTCAATCACAAAGCATTAATTTTTGTTTGTTTTACAATTTTTTCAGGAGCAATGGGAAATGATGAGTTCCTGCTTCTTTTTATGCCGGTTCAGGAGTGTAGGAAGTGGTTCCTCGCCGGTTGGACGTCGTTCAACCGCAGCTCTAGCACCCACTGAGTACtgcctcggctacaacctccctcGGTGAGTTGCATCTTCCTCCTGCTCCTCTGCTTCGGCTACTGTATGGGACATAGTCAGGgctatgatgatcggttatggctgATTTTTTTAGGAGCAATGGGAAATGATGAGCTCCTGCTTCTTTTTATGCCGGTTCAGGAGTGTAGGAAGTGGTTCCTTGCCGGTTGGACGTCGTTCAACCGTAGCTCTGGCACCCACTGAGTACtgcctcggctacaacctccctcTGTGAGTTGCATCTTCCTCCTGCTCCTCTGCTTCGGCTACTGTATGGTACATAGTGAGGGCTATGATGATCGATTATGGCTGATTAAGCATGCTCTCAAGCAATCGAGGCACTTGTGGGTATTAAGTTGGATACCCCCTCGTTTCTTTGCCGTTTTGATCATGTTCTTATTTTAGTggctctgtccttggatggtcatttctgatgagtgataaccagggcagtttCACCCTTGTAAGAACATCCAGAAACATGAGACCGATCGAAAACCTCGGCTCCTTAGCGATTTGGGCTTCCTGGCCGTCCGATCATTTTCCTGATGCTATTCTGGTCGTTGGATCTTGCTCTGGATCGATCCCGGTCGCCGGATCGAAACCCGGCGTTGTATCGATGGGTTAGCTCGTTTGGCTCGCAGCGTCGCTCACTCGGTCTATTCGACCCGTGCTCGCTGGCGTGTGGGGCCCTTTGCGTGCCGTCAGCGACCGTGTGTGCGGGCATGGCCTGTGCGTCCAGTCACGTGCCCCACCGGTCGGAGGCCATTCTTGCTAGGGCAATGATGATTAACCATGGCTGAAATAAATGTGCCTTTGAGCAATCAAGAcacctgtgggtatcaagttggatcctccctcttgtctctagaatcctttttgatcttgtgatacttattgttctgtccttggatggtcattcttgttgagtgataaccagggcagctccactctataaacagattgatctggtgataagagatgacggGGGTAGGTCATATGATCGAGAAAAGGCGAATCTGAGCCCACCATGCATTGAACCCCGAATCCTTTTTATTTGTAgttaaaggtgttgcttatttatgctcCGGTGTTTATAGCCGTCTTATGTAAAGATTTCTTCTCTCTCACACCTTTATTGCATATAAGTTGTTCTTGATCTTTTATTGTGTGTTATTGGTCCTTGAAGTTGCACTTTGACTCGCTCCCAGCAAGTTATCAGTTGAATGGCTTGTTTTAATTCTCTGCAACAACATAGGTGCAGAGGaggtttccattcttttgtttgatATATAGGTGCTAAAAGGCGAGTAGTGAGTCAGTGGCAGGGTGGTTAGGGTGGGTCTATCTAGGTATATAAGTATGTTGTCAGTCTGCTTCTTTTTGTATTATCCTGATCCCGTGTTTAAATGAATCAACTCAAATTTGTATGTATGCTCTATGTGTGATTGGTCATGAGCCCAGCCCATAATGTATACTTGAACAATTAGGCATTCTTGATGACACCCTATTTTTTACTTTGGTATGTATTTTCTTTGTTGTTAGAACTATTGTTTTGCCTATGCCTGGTTGCTATTCAGAGTTGTTAGAACTTTTTTTGATCCTTGCTGCTTGCTGATATTGTGGTATCTCTAGCCTGATTTTAGTGCGCTAGCGACAATTAGCACTGCTAAACTTGAAACCAAAATGAAGCTATGAGTTACCCCATAAGTTGTGTAGAAAACGAGATTCATCTTCAAATCAAGTCATGTTTATTCTTATTGTTTCAAGGAACATCCTGCTATTGTTTTTACC is a window of Triticum dicoccoides isolate Atlit2015 ecotype Zavitan chromosome 2B, WEW_v2.0, whole genome shotgun sequence DNA encoding:
- the LOC119367544 gene encoding uncharacterized protein LOC119367544 — its product is MEPKQPAANLAAAAAEPEEDEADEEMEDALLDRAQALISRAVEQEANPNPPHGDSSRSSRRVPQRQGNMTIAAKAGVTLEIPNGAVLENKRLTVKQEGQAPASDVEAAYTTQTHATYNHGAMGNDEFLLLFMPVQECRKWFLAGWTSFNRSSSTH